The following are from one region of the Rhodopirellula sp. P2 genome:
- a CDS encoding DEAD/DEAH box helicase — MIAIDFHGGTLRLRGWRDVGWSQASVAGRMGGIPLVFDDRDDCFRCDAMWAGKLQAHLREWDQEHFEIDSSSWWQWTAGPDPDWQPSLHDQRNIQLRPDQNQAVSDFESGGRCGLLVMPTGTGKTVVAMECILRSRCSVLVVVPVRDLMYQWHEKIREATGVDAGLIGDGVHRVSPISIATYDSAAIHMPRIGDRFKMLVFDEVHHLSGAWRGDAARMSTATIRMGLTATLPTDESRLQALHTLVGPTLHQQTIGQAKGKTLAEYRVHRIAVSLNESERNAYRGLSETVQEFVAEQRELDPTFRWEDIHKLSAAVDCEPERSLAAQNAMRAYRAKQKIEDQAEAKMRTLEDLFRLHNGQPVIVFTGTNVMARAVSMRFMVPCLLSHCAKKERREVLQRFAEGRYPVLVANRVLDEGVDLPEVKTAIVLGGLSSQRQAIQRLGRVLRRGSRKETAVLYEIVADGTNEVKRSRTRRRNDAYRKTS, encoded by the coding sequence TTGATTGCAATTGATTTTCATGGGGGGACCCTGCGACTGCGTGGCTGGCGGGACGTCGGTTGGTCGCAAGCGTCGGTTGCCGGCCGAATGGGTGGGATCCCATTGGTCTTCGATGATCGCGACGATTGCTTTCGCTGCGATGCGATGTGGGCGGGCAAGTTGCAGGCTCACTTGCGAGAGTGGGATCAAGAACACTTCGAGATCGATTCGTCTTCGTGGTGGCAATGGACGGCTGGACCGGATCCTGATTGGCAGCCAAGCTTGCACGACCAACGAAACATTCAATTGCGTCCGGACCAGAATCAAGCGGTCAGTGATTTTGAGTCGGGCGGGCGATGTGGTCTGCTGGTCATGCCGACAGGGACGGGCAAAACCGTGGTGGCAATGGAATGCATTCTGCGATCCCGATGCAGCGTCTTGGTCGTCGTTCCCGTGCGTGACCTGATGTATCAATGGCACGAAAAAATACGCGAGGCAACGGGTGTCGACGCGGGACTGATCGGCGACGGCGTGCACCGCGTGTCCCCCATCAGCATTGCAACGTATGACTCGGCGGCGATTCACATGCCCCGGATTGGCGACCGTTTCAAGATGTTGGTTTTCGATGAGGTGCACCATTTATCGGGTGCCTGGCGCGGCGACGCCGCAAGAATGTCGACCGCGACGATTCGCATGGGATTGACGGCGACCTTGCCGACGGATGAATCACGTTTGCAAGCCTTGCACACGCTGGTCGGCCCGACGCTGCACCAGCAAACGATTGGGCAAGCCAAAGGAAAAACACTGGCAGAGTATCGTGTTCACCGGATTGCGGTCTCGTTGAACGAGTCAGAACGCAACGCCTATCGTGGCCTCTCCGAAACAGTGCAAGAGTTTGTGGCGGAGCAACGAGAATTGGACCCAACCTTTCGTTGGGAAGACATTCACAAATTGTCGGCGGCGGTGGACTGCGAACCGGAACGTTCCCTCGCGGCGCAAAATGCGATGCGTGCTTATCGTGCCAAGCAAAAGATTGAGGACCAAGCGGAAGCCAAAATGCGCACACTGGAAGACCTGTTCCGACTGCACAACGGCCAACCTGTGATTGTGTTCACAGGCACCAATGTGATGGCCCGTGCGGTCTCGATGCGGTTCATGGTTCCTTGCCTGCTGTCACACTGCGCGAAAAAGGAACGCCGCGAAGTGTTGCAACGATTCGCCGAGGGACGCTACCCAGTGCTGGTGGCCAACCGAGTGTTGGACGAGGGCGTCGACCTCCCCGAAGTGAAAACAGCCATCGTGCTGGGCGGGCTGTCCAGTCAGCGTCAGGCGATCCAGCGACTTGGACGCGTGCTCCGCAGGGGATCTCGAAAAGAAACCGCCGTGCTGTATGAAATCGTGGCGGATGGAACCAACGAAGTGAAACGCAGTCGAACACGGCGACGCAACGATGCCTATCGAAAGACAAGCTGA